TTCTGGCTGCTCGTAAAGGTATTGCAATCAAAGTGATTCCGATGAACGACAAAGGCGAACTGTTGTTGGACGAATACGAAAAATTATTCTCCGAACGCACGAAGATTGTCAGTGTGGTGCATGTGTCGAACGTATTGGGTACGGTGAATCCGGTGAAGGAAATGATTGCAACAGCACATGCTCACGGTGTACCCTGTCTGATTGATGCAGCTCAGTCTATCCCTCACATGAAAGTGGACGTACAGGATTTGGATGCCGATTTTCTCGTGTTCTCCGCTCATAAAATATATGGTCCGACAGGTGTCGGCGTACTTTATGGAAAGGAAGAATGGCTGGACCGCCTTCCGCCTTACCAGGGAGGAGGAGAGATGATTCAGCATGTCTCTTTTGAAAAAACGACTTTCAATGAACTTCCTTTCAAGTTTGAAGCCGGTACACCTGACTATATCGGAACTACCGGACTGGCGAAAGCACTCGATTATGTGAATGGTATCGGTCTGGAGCAAATAGCCGCCCATGAGCATGAACTGACAACTTATGCTCTGCAACGTCTGAAAGAAATTCCTACTATGCGTATATTCGGTGAAGCTGCTGACCATGGAGCGGTGATATCCTTCCTTGTCGGCGACATTCATCATTTCGATCTCGGAACTTTACTCGACCGCTTAGGTATTGCCGTCCGTACAGGACATCATTGTGCCCAACCTTTGATGCAACGCCTTGGCATAGAGGGGACAGTGCGGGCTTCGTTTGCCATGTACAATACGAAATCGGAAATTGATATATTGGTGGCCGGGATTGAACGTGTCAGCAAGATGTTTTAAAGATATGAATCGCTATTTCTGTGGAATAGCGATTTTTTTATTCTTTAACTAAAAAAAGAATACCCAAAGTGCAGTGATTTGAGTTTTCTTGCGTCTAATGAGTAAAGAAACAAATATTCATGGAATATCTGGAGGGTCGTGAGACCATGCTTATATTATAAATTCTCTCTCTTTAACATTAATGGCAGCTATATCGTAAATAAATTACGGTATAGCTGCAACTTTTTTAGGACGGTTTACGTCTAATATATAGAATTGCAAATAACTTAAAGAGAAAAAGACAATGTTAATAACAACAACTCCCATTATTGAGGGAAAACGAATAGTGAAATATTATGGAATCGTTTCCGGAGAAACAATCATAGGTGCCAATGTGTTTCGTGACTTGTTTGCAAGTATCCGCGATATTGTAGGAGGGCGTTCCGGAGCGTACGAAGAAGTATTGCGCAAAGCTAAAGATACCGCTTTGCAGGAAATGCAGGCACAAGCTGCTCAGTTAGGAGCAAATGCCGTGATAGGTGTTGATTTGGATTACGAGACAGTAGGAGGTAGTGGCAGTATGCTAATGGTGACTGCTAACGGTACAGCCGTAAAGATTGAGGATGACTGAGATAGGTGGCATTGAAATTATAAATCATTATTCATTCCGAATAAGCAGAATGAATAATGATTTATTTAAGGCTCTAATGAGGCATTTTGAATGAAGCTAGTTCCGGTTCGATATGTTCCTGCTTCATAATATCCTCCATTCTTTTCACGATTTCCGGGTGGTATCTGGCAACATCTGTCTGTTCTCTGGGATCAGAATCCAGATCATATAATTGAATTTTCCTGTTTCCTTTAAAAATATTCAATACAATACCCTTCCATTTGCCCATTCGGACAGCTTTTTGGCCTCCGCTATCGGGAAATTCCCAATATAAGAAATCATGTTTATTCTGTTTTTTGTCTAGTAATTCCGGCAAAAAGCTGATTCCGTCCGTAGTCGGGCATTCTACTTTTGCAATCTCACAGAAAGTAGGCATAATGTCCCAAAAGGCACAGATGAGATCACTTTTACTACCGGCTTTTATCTTTTTAGGCCAACTGGCAATCATCGGAACACGAATGCCTCCTTCGCGGAGCGATGCTTTGCCCCAGCCCCATTCACTTTTGAATGGTTTAGCACTATCGAAAAAGAAAGAATCGCTTCCGCCATTGAAAGTCGGCCCGTTGTCACTGGTAAAAATGATGATGGTATTGTCATAGATTCCCAGTTCTTTAAGTTTATTAATAAGTCCCCCGATCTGTTCATCCCAGTAGCTGATCATGGCAGCATAGGTTGCGCGAGGATAACGGCAGGGAAAATAATCTTTATTGCCTGTGTATGGTTTTTCATCTCCAAACTTGTTCACATAATGCTTTACCCATTTTTCCGGTGCTTGTAAGGGAACATGGGGAAGGGGCGTCGTCCAGAATAAGACGAAAGGGTTATCTTTAGTAAGGTCGATAAAGTTGAGTATTTCTTTGTACATCAGGTCCGGTGCATACTCATTGAGAGTATATTTCGCATAGCTTTTTTCTTCGTATGGGTCTGCACCTTTATCCAGTTTGGTGTGGGGGACTACCAATGGATTATTCAGATATTCCCGATGTTCGTTTCTATATAAAAATGGAGGGTAGTAGGTATGAGCTTCTCTTTGGCAATTATATCCGTAGAAAAAGTCAAATCCCATTTTGTTTGGGGTACTGGCAGAACCGGGATACCCCAATCCCCATTTTCCGATACAGGCCGTTGTGTAGCCGGCTTGCTTCATGACTGCCGGAATCATTACCGTTTCTGCCGGAACGGGGCGTTGGCCTTCCAGGGTCGAATCAGCTAATACAGCTTTATGATTCCAAACATCTCCACGTGAAGCCATTTCGTCATTCCCCCGTATATAGGCGTGCCCGGTATGTAATCCGGTAAAGAGGACACAGCGCGATGGAGCTGACACTGCTGTCCCGGAGTAATGGTTGCTGAATGTCATTCCTTCTTGTGATAACCGGTCGATATTAGGAGTTTCAATTAACTGCTGGCCATAACAACCTAATTCCGATATACCCAGATCATCTGCAAGAATATAGATAATATTGGGCTTTTTCTTATTAGCTCCATTCTCTTCCGCAAAGGAAGAGAGTGGAGCTAATAGAGCAAGTCCAATCATAAGTTGATTGTTCTTCATGGTGAATATTAATAGAATGGATTTTGAATGATTTGCGGAGTCTTTTCCAGTTCACTGGCACTGATTGGCAACAGATATTGTGATTTATAGAAATGATTCGTTAATGTCATGTTGGGTTGTGGAGCTTTAAAGAATTCCTCTACACTGGCTCCTTCAATATTCCAGCACAAGAAAGGTTCATCCAGTTTTTCCG
The nucleotide sequence above comes from Bacteroides caccae. Encoded proteins:
- a CDS encoding arylsulfatase gives rise to the protein MKNNQLMIGLALLAPLSSFAEENGANKKKPNIIYILADDLGISELGCYGQQLIETPNIDRLSQEGMTFSNHYSGTAVSAPSRCVLFTGLHTGHAYIRGNDEMASRGDVWNHKAVLADSTLEGQRPVPAETVMIPAVMKQAGYTTACIGKWGLGYPGSASTPNKMGFDFFYGYNCQREAHTYYPPFLYRNEHREYLNNPLVVPHTKLDKGADPYEEKSYAKYTLNEYAPDLMYKEILNFIDLTKDNPFVLFWTTPLPHVPLQAPEKWVKHYVNKFGDEKPYTGNKDYFPCRYPRATYAAMISYWDEQIGGLINKLKELGIYDNTIIIFTSDNGPTFNGGSDSFFFDSAKPFKSEWGWGKASLREGGIRVPMIASWPKKIKAGSKSDLICAFWDIMPTFCEIAKVECPTTDGISFLPELLDKKQNKHDFLYWEFPDSGGQKAVRMGKWKGIVLNIFKGNRKIQLYDLDSDPREQTDVARYHPEIVKRMEDIMKQEHIEPELASFKMPH
- a CDS encoding aminotransferase class V-fold PLP-dependent enzyme, giving the protein MDIQKIREDFPILSRTVYGKPLVYFDNGATTQKPRLVVDALVDEYYSVNANVHRGVHYLSQQATELHEASRETVRQFINARSTSEVVFTRGTTESINLLVSSFGDEFMQEGDEVILSVMEHHSNIVPWQLLAARKGIAIKVIPMNDKGELLLDEYEKLFSERTKIVSVVHVSNVLGTVNPVKEMIATAHAHGVPCLIDAAQSIPHMKVDVQDLDADFLVFSAHKIYGPTGVGVLYGKEEWLDRLPPYQGGGEMIQHVSFEKTTFNELPFKFEAGTPDYIGTTGLAKALDYVNGIGLEQIAAHEHELTTYALQRLKEIPTMRIFGEAADHGAVISFLVGDIHHFDLGTLLDRLGIAVRTGHHCAQPLMQRLGIEGTVRASFAMYNTKSEIDILVAGIERVSKMF
- a CDS encoding heavy metal-binding domain-containing protein, whose translation is MLITTTPIIEGKRIVKYYGIVSGETIIGANVFRDLFASIRDIVGGRSGAYEEVLRKAKDTALQEMQAQAAQLGANAVIGVDLDYETVGGSGSMLMVTANGTAVKIEDD